The following coding sequences are from one Triticum aestivum cultivar Chinese Spring chromosome 5A, IWGSC CS RefSeq v2.1, whole genome shotgun sequence window:
- the LOC123101560 gene encoding uncharacterized protein — protein MDNVEVTAASGNSGKSGVIVWTTSMTNTMLGFLADLVAKGKRTSSGFRETHLKQCAVVLNEQFKLTITSDQVRNHLKKWRKIWVRVVNLKNLSGDLWDEDTCTIRLSDEHYAGHCMTHKLDAPFLNNPIEHYHAMVTIFGTTGAKGMNARSGNDLLSIDIDDEENGEVNGEINTSPQVGESSDPKGPPKKKAKVVKVLEDPLGAILKDGFKLVAEALVKSGGDDDDIPDDLWDVVSCLKECDEEHLAHYYAHLVDNPKTARAFMKLSETNKSIWVSRYVKKNF, from the exons ATGGACAATGTTGAAGTTACCGCTGCAAGTGGAAACTCCGGGAAAAGTGGGGTCATTGTATGGACCACTTCCATGACCAACACTATGCTAGGTTTTTTGGCTGACCTTGTTGCTAAAGGGAAGAGAACTTCTAGTGGATTCAGGGAGACACATCTCAAACAATGTGCTGTTGTTTTGAACGAGCAATTCAAGCTAACTATCACCTCTGATCAAGTTAGAAACCATCTCAAGAAGTGGAGGAAGATTTGGGTTAGGGTTGTCAATTTGAAGAATTTAAGTGGAGATCTATGGGATGAAGATACTTGCACAATTAGGCTCAGCGATGAACACTATGCAGGTCATTGTATG ACCCACAAACTTGATGCTCCCTTCTTGAATAACCCAATTGAACACTATCATGCTATGGTGACCATTTTTGGAACAACCGGGGCTAAAGGGATGAATGCAAGGTCTGGAAATGATCTCCTTTCTATTGACATCGATGATGAGGAGAATGGTGAGGTGAATGGTGAGATCAACACGTCACCGCAAGTTGGTGAGTCTTCTGACCCCAAAGGACCACCAAAAAAGAAGGCCAAGGTGGTGaaagttctagaggatccactaGGTGCCATTCTCAAAGATGGGTTTAAACTTGTGGCTGAAGCTCTTGTGAAATCTGGTGGAGATGATGATGATATACCCGATGACCTTTGGGATGTAGTCTCTTGTTTGAAAGAATGTGATGAAGAGCACCTTGCCCATTACTATGCTCATCTTGTTGACAACCCCAAGACTGCAAGGGCCTTCATGAAGCTTTCTGAAACCAACAAATCTATTTGGGTGAGTAGGTATGTGAAGAAGAACTTCTAA